One genomic region from Gadus morhua chromosome 9, gadMor3.0, whole genome shotgun sequence encodes:
- the ccdc73 gene encoding coiled-coil domain-containing protein 73: MDLTEEHPPHTTIRQENLEQELSVSYVPCQVESGGAFSLQVLEFKTCLLEAVEELQIRRDAEIRFGQQINKLVLEKQELEWQKEALQHQLETMIKQHTEALANFKKQFQGKMILIEEEKGIHQLITQSKDNAINGLKEELKALQLSSYSFEKKSSELEQKLALQSRSKDSHLRQLREVENRFGGLSRLCAAVKQAHSRLERDVDEAMRMNKKLTSINEKHESTINSFMQELEDTNSKLIKVQVSSMFDPGSSRLTAKEQHADRLKQRLLMETERNRKLKEENATERADKQELMRSLQVAQQLLQCQTSALTRLETELHLLTEQHQALKRDHEATRAQGDAAKHRVAAVTEDHATSRTLWEKERAVLLESLEREQRDHGSMRATYDRLYQEQSGRSSQTSPGPEIAEDGKAHDITTPLCRAVEGRTGPGSLLESSPGSELPRLGSEGGCVPSQTGDPDSVVVSDELAATRAMRGQEGSRYHPSLQPFESRIPNCLVATPVATRNLVGQDSLHGLGDSQTDSLSTEAPRPLTHECDPALLADVIDNNVCLSDVGLLKNLKSFISGPENRSVYDDADLVGDMLTARERQPSEQEASALQAEGTMEHGEVPSALQGEGTMEHGEGPSALQVQGTREHREGPSTLQAEETREHREGPSTLQAEGTREHGEGPSTLQAEGTREHQEGPSTLQAEGTREHQEGPSTLQAEGTREHREGPSTLQAEGTREHREGPSTLQVQGTREHGEGPSTLQAEGTRELREGLSGNRVDGFSRPGIHSSGPEDAGERLTEDAVETRDAVLEDGEETDRTKAGQEEEERRDVEAEGLGSLARSPGTEIGRVTSGNKAQGDGELSDALQGIDPPEHTEPLLSTSRPPAPPLPLEVSRIRAYTSNLATDSGAGAPVAPNAGPHHSCDVESGTASDWETSLKESAHPVDVPLEHGNQPTMCCFTLSSTLPAYPLSDSTIYQECSEAQDMVKNNVGNVADHSKTDKKISGRFDEPENEESLTGTRVVETHPPNKENSYVESTSKELSSSEIRGNQIPVRSPADVKDKTKREASPADLSKVVTVDPPPALPAVPCSALQNEDTKEADFDVNTTAGESEPRRQVRGAEAAPTEEVDDPSAERVLKPADRPSHESPPKTHGSVDGSVDAHILDHSVHCGNKKFRSSFEWTSFQTKKGSAGLPQFPSSTATNVNQNRVPVTAATASSLPGAPSASRRRSPHKRDQRGDWKAIRQTFRATAAEDAEDGGPQSLSFQLLPTSAPMESGHGSTTSATPGPGTGSSAGLDLFPPSSPENQQSSLRAQISRIEQFLSTDRLRLAKRRRTEH; this comes from the exons ATGGATCTCACCGAGGAacaccctccccacaccact ATAAGACAGGAGAACTTGGAGCAGGAACTGTCTGTCTCCTACGTCCCTTGTCAAGTGGAAAGTGGAGGAGCCTTCTCTCTTCAAGTGCTGGAGTTTAAAACCTGCCTTCTCGAGGCGGTCGAGGAGCTGCAGATTCGAAGG GATGCAGAGATACGCTTTGGACAACAGATCAATAAGCTGGTTCTGGAGAAGCAGGAGCTTGAGTGGCAGAAG GAAGCTTTACAACATCAGCTTGAAACGATGATAAAGCAGCACACAGAGGCCCTTGCCAACTTTAAAAAACAG TTTCAGGGAAAAATGATACTCATTGAGGAGGAAAAg GGAATACACCAACTTATCACCCAGTCAAAAGACAATGCCATCAACGGCTTGAAAGAGGAGCTGAAGGCGCTCCAG CTGTCCTCGTACAGTTTTGAGAAGAAATCAAGCGAGCTG GAGCAGAAGCTGGCCTTGCAGAGCAGGTCCAAGGACAGCCACCTGAGGCAGCTCCGGGAGGTGGAAAACCGTTTCGGGGGTCTCTCCAGGCTGTGTGCCGCCGTCAAGCAGGCCCATAGCCGACTGGAGAGAGATG TTGATGAGGCCATGAGAATGAACAAGAAACTAACATCCATAAATGAAAAGCATGAATCAACCATCAACTCCTTCATgcag GAGTTGGAGGACACAAACAGCAAGCTTATCAAGGTTCAGGTGTCGTCCATGTTCGACCCAGGGAGCAGCCGTCTCACAGCCAAGGAGCAGCATGCAGACCGGCTGAAGCAGCGCCTGCTGATG GAGACAGAAAGGAACAGAAAACTGAAGGAGGAAAATGCAACAGAACGAGCAGACAAGCAG gagCTGATGAGGTCTCTGCAGGTGGCCCAGCAGCTGTTGCAGTGCCAGACGTCAGCCCTGACCAGACTGGAGACGGAGCTACACCTGCTCACAGAGCAGCACCAG GCCCTTAAGCGGGACCACGAGGCGACGCGGGCGCAGGGCGACGCGGCGAAACACCGGGTGGCCGCTGTCACCGAGGACCACGCCACCAGCAGGACTCTCTGGGAGAAGGAG AGGGCTGTACTGCTGGAGAGTCTTGAGAGAGAGCAGCGGGATCATGGATCAATGAGGGCCACATACGACCGGCTCTATCAAGAGCAGTCCGGGCGGAGTTCACAGACGTCTCCTGGACCGGAA ATAGCAGAAGATGGTAAAGCCCACGATATCACCACGCCACTCTGCCGCGCAGTGGAGGGCCGCACAGGGCCTGGTTCTCTTCTTGAATCAAGCCCTGGCTCAGAGCTGCCTCGCCTGGGCAGTGAGGGAGGCTGTGTCCCTTCCCAGACTGGAGACCCAGACTCTGTTGTGGTCTCAGATGAGTTAGCTGCCACCAGAGCAATGAGGG GACAAGAGGGCTCACGTTACCATCCATCACTGCAGCCTTTTGAATCAAGGATCCCTAACTGTCTTGTTGCCACCCCGGTGGCCACAAGGAATCTTGTTGGCCAGGACAGCCTTCACGGGCTaggagacagccagacagacagcctaAGCACTGAGGCACCTCGTCCTCTCACACATGAATGTGATCCTGCGCTGCTTGCAGATGTGATTGATAATAACGTCTGTTTGTCAGACGTGGGTCTTCTGAAAAACCTCAAAAGCTTTATATCAGGCCCTGAGAACAGGTCTGTTTATGATGACGCAGACCTTGTAGGAGACATGCTAACTGCACGGGAAAGACAACCAAGTGAGCAAGAAGCCAGCGCTTTACAGGCTGAGGGGACCATGGAACACGGGGAAGTACCCAGCGCTTTACAGGGTGAGGGGACCATGGAACACGGGGAAGGACCCAGCGCTTTACAGGTTCAGGGGACCAGGGAACACCGGGAAGGACCCAGCACTTTACAGGCTGAGGAGACCAGGGAACACCGGGAAGGACCCAGCACTTTACAGGCTGAGGGGACCAGGGAACACGGGGAAGGACCCAGCACTTTACAGGCTGAGGGGACCAGGGAACACCAGGAAGGACCCAGCACTTTACAGGCTGAGGGGACCAGGGAACACCAGGAAGGACCCAGCACTTTACAGGCTGAGGGGACCAGGGAACACCGGGAAGGACCCAGCACTTTACAGGCTGAGGGGACCAGGGAACACCGGGAAGGACCCAGCACTTTACAGGTTCAGGGGACCAGGGAACACGGGGAAGGACCCAGCACTTTACAGGCTGAGGGGACCAGGGAACTACGGGAAGGACTCAGTGGCAACAGGGTAGATGGATTCAGCAGACCAGGCATTCACAGCTCGGGCCCAGAGGACGCTGGAGAGCGATTGACGGAGGACGCCGTGGAAACCCGAGACGCAGTGCTGGAAGacggagaggagacagacaggacgaaAGCcggacaagaggaggaggagaggagggacgtAGAAGCCGAGGGATTAGGATCGTTGGCACGCAGCCCAGGAACAGAGATAGGGCGGGTGACGTCAGGCAATAAGGCGCAGGGAGACGGAGAGCTCAGCGATGCGCTGCAGGGCATCGACCCTCCGGAGCACACCGAGCCCCTGCTGAGCACCTCgcggcccccggcccctcccctccctctggagGTCAGCAGGATCCGTGCTTACACAAGCAACCTGGCGACAGACAGTGGGGCTGGGGCCCCCGTGGCCCCCAATGCGGGTCCACACCACTCCTGTGATGTGGAGTCAGGCACAGCTTCTGACTGGGAAACCAGTTTGAAAGAGAGTGCACACCCCGTTGATGTCCCACTAGAGCATGGGAATCAACCAACAATGTGCTGTTTTACATTAAGTTCCACATTACCAGCCTACCCTCTGTCCGATTCTACCATCTATCAGGAATGTTCAGAGGCTCAGGACATGGTCAAGAATAATGTTGGTAATGTTGCTGACCATTCCAAGACCGACAAGAAGATTTCAGGGAGATTTGACGAACCTGAGAATGAAGAGAGTCTCACCGGGACCAGAGTGGTTGAAACACACCCTCCAAATAAGGAGAATAGTTACGTGGAATCAACGTCCAAGGAGTTGAGTTCCTCTGAGATTAGGGGCAACCAGATCCCAGTGCGGTCCCCAGCTGATGTTAAAGATAAAACCAAGCGTGAGGCATCTCCTGCAGACCTGAGTAAAGTGGTCACTGTGGACCCACCTCCAGCCCTACCTGCAGTGCCGTGCTCAGCCCTGCAGAACGAAGACACCAAAGAGGCCGACTTCGATGTAAACACGACAGCTGGAGAATCTGAGCCGCGGCGGCAGGTCAGAGGGGCTGAAGCAGCCCCGACCGAGGAGGTAGATGATCCCTCAGCCGAGCGTGTCTTGAAGCCAGCCGACCGTCCAAGTCACGAGTCCCCACCAAAGACCCACGGCTCCGTGGATGGTTCTGTAGATGCACACATCCTTGACCATTCCGTTCATTGCGGCAACAAGAAATTCCGCTCTTCATTTGAATGGACCAGTTTTCAGACCAAAAAA GGATCCGCTGGACTTCCTCAGTTTCCTTCATCCACTGCCACCAATGTCAACCAGAACAGAG TGCCTGTGACAGCAGCCACAGCCTCAAGTCTTCCTGGTGCTCCCAGTGCCTCGCGGCGTCGGTCCCCTCATAAGAGGGACCAGCGCGGGGACTGGAAGGCCATCAGACAGACCTTCAGAGCCACAGCGGCAGAAGACGCC GAAGACGGAGGTCCGCAGTCATTGAGCTTCCAACTCCTCCCTACCTCTGCCCCGATGGAGAGTGGACATGG TTCCACTACCAGCGCCACTCCTGGTCCTGGCACTGGTTCCAGCGCCGGATTAGACTTGTTTCCTCCAAGCTCCCCGGAGAACCAACAGTCCTCTCTCCGAGCCCAGATCTCCAGAATCGAACAGTTCCTCTCGACAGACAGGCTACGCCTGGCCAAAAGACGACGAACCGAACATTGA
- the LOC115551342 gene encoding DEP domain-containing protein 7 isoform X2 produces MATIKERLAALNLAEKLYVRPPAQGGICRNYQSLSSWSGLIAHLKASVKVKRRRVYIKSHGDCFLGSDAVDVVADHLSHIKGATVSREKVVVVCQALLDCHVFEAVGTKVFGKDKNLDRFNDCSNALYKFLLHTPSVDELDRGVLSHGVQKYFCTDAFDGQESLKLPGDTKPPETLPDANRFQAVIETDKLSLSPSRLQTDTVLPQTLVNEVWQEQTTVRLLKLVDLPLLDGVLQCSLNQDSHFTATRPLAHCNPDLIYSNQNLDRQILQAFKEFNEDEWLCAALGCLDLLPDKAVMELGRAIPNYFRQEEDSQDYMVVDRIAPEEGGLSQCQLLVYGILVKHYSLTDMLPLLPGNLTDVYAAIIDLLVNAKLDKALEALQLCLKLLPTSCREELRRLLTFMSLAADPQGIRLDKEMENRLAVRRSFSRALLHSKTLSKEQEELMVAFMLSNTQDIFRIPGALHKAVSDKLSSLVHRNHPDVTGSTFCQQDFRDSAHVRDVTQGELRALLSNIHLDPKISDRKKRRLLRQFYQAHPEVFDQYFGDSALSML; encoded by the exons ATGGCCACAATCAAGGAGAGACTTGCGGCTCTAAATCTTGCAGAAAAACTCTATGTGCGTCCCCCGG CTCAGGGCGGGATTTGTAGGAACTACCAATCTTTGTCCTCTTGGAGTGGACTTATAGCCCATCTCAAGGCATCAGTAAAGGTGAAGCGTCGTCGAGTCTATATTAAGTCCCATGGCGACTGTTTCTTGGGGTCTGACGCAGTGGACGTCGTGGCAGACCACCTGTCCCATATAAAAG GTGCTACCGTGTCCAGGGAAAAGGTAGTGGTGGTCTGCCAGGCGCTGCTGGACTGCCATGTGTTTGAGGCTGTGGGGACCAAAGTCTTTGGGAAAGACAAGAACCTGGATAGGTTCAACGACTGCAGCAATGCTCTCTACAA GTTCCTCCTGCATACTCCCTCAGTTGATGAATTGGATAGGGGCGTCCTCAGTCATGGTGTCCAGAAGTATTTCTGCACTGATGCATTCGATGG gcAGGAATCACTGAAGTTGCCAGGGGATACAAAACCCCCAGAGACTCTCCCCGATGCCAACAGATTCCAGGCTGTAATTGAGACGGACAAACTGAGTTTGAGTCCCAGTAGACTACAGACTGACACAGTGTTACCACAAACAT TGGTGAATGAAGTGTGGCAGGAGCAGACCACAGTACGGCTGCTTAAGCTGGTAGACCTCCCCCTGCTGGACGGGGTGCTCCAGTGCAGCCTGAACCAAGATTCCCACTTCACTGCAACACGTCCACTGGCTCACTGCAACCCAGACCTCATCTACAGCAACCAAAACCTAGACCGACAGATCCTCCAGGCCTTCAAAGAATTCAA TGAAGACGAGTGGCTTTGTGCGGCTTTGGGTTGTCTGGACCTGCTCCCCGACAAGGCGGTCATGGAACTGGGCAGAGCGATCCCCAACTACTTCCGACAGGAAGAAGACAGTCAGGACTACATGGTGGTGGACCGCATCGCTCCAGAAGAAG GTGGCTTGAGCCAGTGTCAGCTACTTGTCTATGGGATCCTGGTCAAACACTACAGCCTTACAGACATGCTTCCCCTGCTACCGGGGAACTTGACAGATGTTTATGCAGCCATCATTGACCTCCTGG TCAATGCCAAGCTGGACAAGGCACTGGAGGCTTTACAACTGTGCCTCAAGTTACTGCCCACTAGCTGCAGAGAGGAGCTTCGCAGGCTGCTGACCTTCATGTCCCTGGCTGCTGACCCACAGGGGATAAGACTGGACAAGGAG ATGGAGAACCGCCTGGCAGTGAGGAGGTCCTTCTCACGGGCACTTCTCCACAGTAAGACTCTCtccaaggagcaggaggagctcaTGGTGGCCTTCATGCTCAGCAACACACAGGACATCTTCAGG ATACCAGGGGCCCTGCACAAAGCAGTGAGCGACAAACTGTCAAGCCTAGTGCACAGGAACCATCCGGATGTCACAG GTTCCACCTTCTGTCAGCAGGATTTCCGGGACAGTGCGCACGTTAGAGACGTAACCCAAGGGGAGCTGAGGGCTTTGCTAAGCAACATACATCTGGACCCCAAGATTTCAGACAGAAAGAAGAGGAGGTTGCTCAGGCAGTTTTACCAGGCTCACCCTGAGGTGTTTGATCAGTATTTTGGTGATTCAGCCCTTAGCATGCTGTGA
- the LOC115551342 gene encoding DEP domain-containing protein 7 isoform X1, which yields MATIKERLAALNLAEKLYVRPPAQGGICRNYQSLSSWSGLIAHLKASVKVKRRRVYIKSHGDCFLGSDAVDVVADHLSHIKGLEGATVSREKVVVVCQALLDCHVFEAVGTKVFGKDKNLDRFNDCSNALYKFLLHTPSVDELDRGVLSHGVQKYFCTDAFDGQESLKLPGDTKPPETLPDANRFQAVIETDKLSLSPSRLQTDTVLPQTLVNEVWQEQTTVRLLKLVDLPLLDGVLQCSLNQDSHFTATRPLAHCNPDLIYSNQNLDRQILQAFKEFNEDEWLCAALGCLDLLPDKAVMELGRAIPNYFRQEEDSQDYMVVDRIAPEEGGLSQCQLLVYGILVKHYSLTDMLPLLPGNLTDVYAAIIDLLVNAKLDKALEALQLCLKLLPTSCREELRRLLTFMSLAADPQGIRLDKEMENRLAVRRSFSRALLHSKTLSKEQEELMVAFMLSNTQDIFRIPGALHKAVSDKLSSLVHRNHPDVTGSTFCQQDFRDSAHVRDVTQGELRALLSNIHLDPKISDRKKRRLLRQFYQAHPEVFDQYFGDSALSML from the exons ATGGCCACAATCAAGGAGAGACTTGCGGCTCTAAATCTTGCAGAAAAACTCTATGTGCGTCCCCCGG CTCAGGGCGGGATTTGTAGGAACTACCAATCTTTGTCCTCTTGGAGTGGACTTATAGCCCATCTCAAGGCATCAGTAAAGGTGAAGCGTCGTCGAGTCTATATTAAGTCCCATGGCGACTGTTTCTTGGGGTCTGACGCAGTGGACGTCGTGGCAGACCACCTGTCCCATATAAAAGGTCTGGAAG GTGCTACCGTGTCCAGGGAAAAGGTAGTGGTGGTCTGCCAGGCGCTGCTGGACTGCCATGTGTTTGAGGCTGTGGGGACCAAAGTCTTTGGGAAAGACAAGAACCTGGATAGGTTCAACGACTGCAGCAATGCTCTCTACAA GTTCCTCCTGCATACTCCCTCAGTTGATGAATTGGATAGGGGCGTCCTCAGTCATGGTGTCCAGAAGTATTTCTGCACTGATGCATTCGATGG gcAGGAATCACTGAAGTTGCCAGGGGATACAAAACCCCCAGAGACTCTCCCCGATGCCAACAGATTCCAGGCTGTAATTGAGACGGACAAACTGAGTTTGAGTCCCAGTAGACTACAGACTGACACAGTGTTACCACAAACAT TGGTGAATGAAGTGTGGCAGGAGCAGACCACAGTACGGCTGCTTAAGCTGGTAGACCTCCCCCTGCTGGACGGGGTGCTCCAGTGCAGCCTGAACCAAGATTCCCACTTCACTGCAACACGTCCACTGGCTCACTGCAACCCAGACCTCATCTACAGCAACCAAAACCTAGACCGACAGATCCTCCAGGCCTTCAAAGAATTCAA TGAAGACGAGTGGCTTTGTGCGGCTTTGGGTTGTCTGGACCTGCTCCCCGACAAGGCGGTCATGGAACTGGGCAGAGCGATCCCCAACTACTTCCGACAGGAAGAAGACAGTCAGGACTACATGGTGGTGGACCGCATCGCTCCAGAAGAAG GTGGCTTGAGCCAGTGTCAGCTACTTGTCTATGGGATCCTGGTCAAACACTACAGCCTTACAGACATGCTTCCCCTGCTACCGGGGAACTTGACAGATGTTTATGCAGCCATCATTGACCTCCTGG TCAATGCCAAGCTGGACAAGGCACTGGAGGCTTTACAACTGTGCCTCAAGTTACTGCCCACTAGCTGCAGAGAGGAGCTTCGCAGGCTGCTGACCTTCATGTCCCTGGCTGCTGACCCACAGGGGATAAGACTGGACAAGGAG ATGGAGAACCGCCTGGCAGTGAGGAGGTCCTTCTCACGGGCACTTCTCCACAGTAAGACTCTCtccaaggagcaggaggagctcaTGGTGGCCTTCATGCTCAGCAACACACAGGACATCTTCAGG ATACCAGGGGCCCTGCACAAAGCAGTGAGCGACAAACTGTCAAGCCTAGTGCACAGGAACCATCCGGATGTCACAG GTTCCACCTTCTGTCAGCAGGATTTCCGGGACAGTGCGCACGTTAGAGACGTAACCCAAGGGGAGCTGAGGGCTTTGCTAAGCAACATACATCTGGACCCCAAGATTTCAGACAGAAAGAAGAGGAGGTTGCTCAGGCAGTTTTACCAGGCTCACCCTGAGGTGTTTGATCAGTATTTTGGTGATTCAGCCCTTAGCATGCTGTGA
- the tcp11l1 gene encoding T-complex protein 11-like protein 1 — translation MPKDQPGQEGNDESREERTPDLSEETARGRAGVNIPSPRRGNTPQASPPRFVSVGELMETAKGVSNMALAHEMVVNKEFVMKPIELPEGSFERRVKDIMHQAFWDYLESQLNEDPPSYINAIKMLSDIKEALLSFLMPSHDRLRSSIEEVLDLPLIQQQAENGALDMGRLAKFIVGTMGSLCAPCRDGEIRKLHDATELVPLLQAIVKALDLMKMDMVNFTLSTLKPHLMQQSAEYERQKFTEFLEKQPNALDFTEKWLRDAAEDLRENGASASAAALSTTSLPPHSVHNHAFLRLLKWDHSSDTFPETLMLDQARFMEMQQEAERLVLLSSLLLIVYTTTGDAISGLPGLMEKLKTTLNAIIMDMHTPSFILEETLASIGEKLCVELSHCLSEHGHGPYSPERQDILKGQILATARPDNTIRKVMDSRIQSYMLASLESTQHQTSPPLPGGLAPVGKELSELTVRFSRLVNFNKLVFSPFYQKLLQSALMPAEHPAV, via the exons ATGCCGAAGGACCAACCGGGACAGGAGGGAAACGATGAGtcgagggaggagaggacaccGGACCTTTCGGAGGAAACGGCaagagggagagcaggggtGAATATTCCCAGTCCACGAAGAGGGAACACGCCACAAG cCAGCCCGCCCAGGTTCGTCTCAGTAGGGGAGTTGATGGAGACGGCCAAGGGAGTCTCCAACATGGCTCTAGCACACGAGATGGTGGTGAACAAAGAATTTGTGATGAAACCTATAGAACTCCCCGAGGGAAG TTTTGAGCGGAGGGTGAAAGATATAATGCACCAAGCTTTCTGGGACTACTTGGAGTCTCAGTTGAATGAAGATCCCCCATCATACATTAATGCTATCAAGATGCTATCTGACATCAAAGAG GCCCTGCTGTCCTTCTTGATGCCCAGCCATGACCGCCTGCGCTCCAGCATCGAGGAGGTTCTGGACCTCCCTCTCATCCAGCAGCAGGCTGAGAACGGGGCCCTGGACATGGGTCGGCTGGCTAAGTTCATAGTGGGGACCATGGGGTCGCTGTGTGCACCCTgcagagatggggaaatcaGGAAGCTGCACGATGCAACTGAATTGGTGCCTCTGCTTCA AGCAATCGTTAAAGCTCTGGACCTAATGAAAATGGACATGGTGAACTTTACCCTTTCTACCCTCAAACCCCACTTGATGCAGCAGTCTGCAGAGTACGAGAGACAAAAGTTCACGGAGTTTCTGGAGAAACAACCTA ATGCCTTGGACTTCACTGAGAAGTGGCTTCGAGACGCAGCAGAAGATTTGCGAGAGAACGGGGCCAGTGCCTCGGCTGCAGCACTCTCCACTACTTCACTGCCGCCTCACAGTGTCCATAACCACGCCTTCTTACGGCTTCTCAAGTGGGACCATTCCTCAGATACCTTCCCAGAG ACCCTGATGCTGGACCAGGCTCGCTTCATGGAGATGCAGCAGGAGGCCGAGAGGCTTGTGCTGCTCTCCTCCCTGCTGCTCATCGTGTACACCACCACAGGAGACGCCATCTCCGGCCTGCCCGGCCTCATGGAAAAACTGAAGACCACCCTCAACGCCATCATCatggacatgcacacacc GTCTTTTATTTTAGAGGAAACCTTGGCCTCCATTGGGGAGAAGCTGTGTGTGGAGCTGAGTCATTGTCTGAGCGAGCACGGCCATGGCCCCTACTCCCCTGAGCGCCAGGACATCCTCAAGGGACAGATCCTGGCCACTGCCCGCCCAGACAACACCATCCGTAAGGTGATGG ACTCGCGCATCCAGAGCTACATGTTGGCCTCCCTGGAGTCCACTCAGCACCAGACTTCGCCCCCCCTGCCTGGGGGGCTGGCCCCGGTGGGCAAGGAGCTGAGTGAGCTCACCGTCCGCTTCAGTCGCCTGGTCAACTTCAACAAGTTGGTCTTCTCCCCGTTCTACCAGAAGCTTCTCCAGAGCGCCCTAATGCCAGCGGAGCACCCCGCAGTGTGA